One window from the genome of Streptomyces sp. NBC_00287 encodes:
- a CDS encoding ABC transporter substrate-binding protein, which produces MARQARQWRVGAAGIAGAAVIGLTLSACGGAKVGDNSSDAGGSDSSGKCGTFNLAVNPWVGYEANAAVLAYVAENDLGCKVTKKDLKEEIAWQGFGTGEVDAVVENWGHDDLKKKYITDQKTAVDAGPTGNEGLIGWYVPPWLAKAHPDILDWNNLNKYAAEFKTSESGGKGQLLDGDPSFVTNDEALVKNLKLDYKVVYAGSETALIQAFRKAEKNKEWVIGYFYEPQWFMSEVPLEKIKLPEYKEGCDADPEKVDCDYPVYKLDKIVAAKFAESGSPAYDLVKNFTWTNDDQNVVAKYIAVDKMTPEAAAEKWVEANRDKVDAWLK; this is translated from the coding sequence ATGGCAAGGCAAGCAAGACAATGGAGAGTCGGCGCGGCCGGCATAGCGGGCGCAGCTGTTATCGGACTGACCCTCTCCGCCTGCGGCGGTGCGAAGGTCGGTGACAACTCCTCGGACGCCGGCGGCTCGGACAGCTCCGGCAAGTGCGGCACCTTCAACCTCGCGGTCAACCCGTGGGTGGGCTACGAGGCCAACGCGGCCGTCCTCGCCTACGTCGCGGAGAACGACCTCGGCTGCAAGGTCACCAAGAAGGACCTGAAGGAAGAGATCGCCTGGCAGGGCTTCGGGACGGGCGAGGTCGACGCCGTCGTCGAGAACTGGGGCCACGACGACCTGAAGAAGAAGTACATCACCGACCAGAAGACCGCCGTCGACGCCGGCCCGACCGGCAACGAAGGCCTCATCGGCTGGTATGTGCCGCCGTGGCTGGCCAAGGCGCACCCGGACATCCTCGACTGGAACAACCTCAACAAGTACGCGGCCGAGTTCAAGACGTCCGAGTCCGGCGGCAAGGGGCAACTCCTCGACGGCGACCCGTCGTTCGTCACCAACGACGAGGCCCTGGTGAAGAACCTGAAGCTGGACTACAAGGTCGTGTACGCGGGCAGTGAGACCGCCCTCATCCAGGCCTTCCGCAAGGCGGAGAAGAACAAGGAATGGGTGATCGGCTACTTCTACGAGCCGCAGTGGTTCATGTCCGAGGTGCCGCTGGAGAAGATCAAGCTGCCGGAGTACAAGGAGGGCTGCGACGCCGACCCCGAGAAGGTCGACTGCGACTACCCCGTGTACAAGCTGGACAAGATCGTCGCTGCGAAGTTCGCCGAGTCGGGCAGCCCGGCCTATGACCTGGTGAAGAACTTCACCTGGACGAACGACGACCAGAACGTCGTGGCGAAGTACATCGCGGTGGACAAGATGACCCCCGAGGCCGCGGCCGAGAAGTGGGTCGAGGCCAACCGCGACAAGGTGGACGCCTGGCTGAAGTAG
- a CDS encoding GcvT family protein, which translates to MAGPRVVIIGAGVVGAALADEISARGWTEVTVVDQGPLPATGGSSSHAPGLVFQTNSSKTMTELARYTVEKFCSLDVDGKPCFLQVGGLEVATTPERLTELHRRHGWITAWGIEARLLTPDECVEQHPLVNRDRVLGGLLVPTDGLAKAVLAVEAQIRRATERGVSFLARHEVLDVQQADGKITGVLTDQGEIPADIVVCCAGIWGPKIARMVGMNLPLTPLAHQLAWTGPVPALAGQTEEAVRPILRHQDADLYYRDRYDGIGIGYYGHRPMPITADEILSVDEAADMPSVLKFTEDDFADAWTETQSLLPATKEAKVEEGINGLFSFTTDNFPLLGESPDVKGFWVAEAVWVTHSAGVGRAMAEWLVDGHCSSFDLHECDVNRFEPHQLTPEYVLARDCQNFVEVYDILHPLQPSGKPRPIRTSPFHTRQEEHGAFFLEANGWERPQWYQANASLVEGRSIPTPNDWAAQFWSPIVGAEAQATRETVAMYDMTALKRLEVSGPGAAAFLERLCTGKIDKSVGSVTYTLLLDHDGGIRSDITVARLARDLFQVGANGNLDLDWFTRHLPADGTVQARDITPGTCCIGLWGPLARKVLQPLTDEDFTNDGLKYFRAKRAHIGSVPVTAMRLSYVGELGWEIYTTADLGQKLWDTLWAAAQPLGGVIAGRGAFNSLRLEKGYRSFGTDMTYEHDPYEAGVGFAVKLDKDDFIGKAALERRKADVRRKLTCLTIDDPQAVVMGKEPVYDGDRSVGYVTSAAYGYTIGKGIAYAWLPTELTAPGTTVHIGYFDRRVEAVVAEEPLFDPTMSRLRG; encoded by the coding sequence ATGGCGGGACCCCGAGTGGTGATCATCGGAGCGGGCGTCGTGGGAGCGGCCCTCGCGGACGAGATCTCCGCACGAGGCTGGACCGAAGTGACCGTGGTCGACCAGGGCCCGCTGCCCGCCACCGGCGGCTCCAGCTCGCATGCCCCGGGCCTGGTCTTCCAGACGAACTCCTCCAAGACCATGACGGAACTGGCCCGCTACACCGTCGAGAAGTTCTGCTCCCTCGACGTCGACGGCAAGCCCTGCTTCCTCCAGGTCGGCGGCCTCGAAGTGGCCACCACCCCCGAGCGCCTCACCGAACTGCACCGCCGCCACGGCTGGATCACCGCCTGGGGCATCGAGGCCCGCCTCCTGACCCCCGACGAGTGCGTCGAACAGCACCCGCTGGTCAACCGCGACAGGGTCCTCGGCGGCCTCCTGGTCCCGACCGACGGCCTCGCCAAGGCCGTCCTCGCCGTCGAGGCACAGATCCGCCGGGCCACCGAGCGAGGCGTCAGCTTCCTGGCCCGCCACGAAGTCCTCGACGTCCAGCAGGCCGACGGCAAGATCACCGGCGTCCTCACCGACCAGGGCGAGATCCCCGCCGACATCGTCGTGTGCTGTGCCGGCATCTGGGGCCCGAAGATCGCCCGCATGGTGGGCATGAACCTCCCACTCACCCCGCTCGCCCATCAGCTCGCCTGGACCGGCCCGGTACCGGCCCTCGCCGGCCAGACCGAGGAGGCCGTCCGCCCGATCCTGCGCCACCAGGACGCCGACCTCTACTACCGCGACCGCTACGACGGCATCGGCATCGGCTACTACGGCCACCGCCCCATGCCGATCACCGCCGACGAGATCCTCTCCGTGGACGAGGCCGCCGACATGCCGTCGGTCCTGAAGTTCACCGAGGACGACTTCGCGGACGCCTGGACCGAGACCCAGTCCCTGCTCCCCGCGACGAAGGAGGCGAAGGTCGAGGAAGGCATCAACGGCCTGTTCTCCTTCACCACCGACAACTTCCCGCTGCTCGGCGAGTCCCCGGACGTCAAGGGCTTCTGGGTCGCCGAGGCCGTCTGGGTCACCCACTCCGCGGGCGTCGGCCGGGCCATGGCCGAATGGCTGGTCGACGGCCACTGCTCGTCCTTCGACCTGCACGAGTGCGACGTCAACCGCTTCGAGCCGCACCAGCTCACCCCGGAGTACGTCCTGGCCCGCGACTGCCAGAACTTCGTCGAGGTCTACGACATCCTCCACCCCCTCCAGCCGTCCGGGAAGCCGCGCCCGATCCGCACCAGCCCCTTCCACACCCGCCAGGAGGAGCACGGCGCGTTCTTCCTGGAGGCCAATGGCTGGGAGCGCCCGCAGTGGTACCAGGCCAACGCGAGCCTGGTGGAAGGCCGTTCCATACCCACCCCGAACGACTGGGCCGCGCAGTTCTGGTCGCCCATCGTCGGCGCGGAGGCCCAGGCCACCCGCGAGACCGTCGCCATGTACGACATGACGGCCCTCAAGCGCCTCGAAGTCAGCGGCCCCGGTGCCGCGGCCTTCCTGGAGCGCCTGTGCACCGGCAAGATCGACAAGTCGGTCGGCTCGGTGACATACACCCTGCTCCTGGACCACGACGGCGGCATCCGCAGCGACATCACCGTCGCCCGCCTCGCCCGTGACCTCTTCCAGGTCGGCGCCAACGGCAACCTCGACCTCGACTGGTTCACCCGCCACCTCCCCGCCGACGGCACGGTCCAGGCCCGTGACATCACGCCGGGCACCTGTTGCATCGGCCTGTGGGGCCCGCTGGCCCGCAAGGTCCTCCAGCCCCTCACCGACGAGGACTTCACGAACGACGGCCTGAAGTACTTCCGCGCCAAGCGCGCCCACATCGGCAGCGTGCCGGTGACGGCGATGCGGCTGTCGTACGTCGGCGAACTCGGCTGGGAGATCTACACCACCGCCGACCTCGGACAGAAGCTCTGGGACACCCTCTGGGCCGCCGCCCAGCCTCTCGGCGGCGTCATCGCCGGCCGCGGCGCCTTCAACAGCCTCCGCCTGGAGAAGGGCTACCGTTCCTTCGGCACCGACATGACCTACGAGCACGACCCCTACGAGGCCGGCGTCGGCTTCGCCGTCAAGCTCGACAAGGACGACTTCATCGGGAAGGCGGCCCTTGAGCGCCGTAAGGCCGATGTACGACGCAAGCTGACCTGCCTCACCATCGACGACCCGCAGGCGGTCGTCATGGGCAAGGAGCCGGTCTACGACGGCGACCGCTCCGTCGGCTACGTCACCAGCGCCGCCTACGGCTACACCATCGGCAAGGGCATCGCCTACGCCTGGCTGCCCACGGAACTCACCGCCCCCGGCACCACCGTGCACATCGGCTACTTCGACCGGCGGGTCGAGGCGGTCGTCGCGGAGGAGCCGCTGTTCGACCCGACCATGTCCCGTCTTCGTGGCTAG
- a CDS encoding bifunctional methylenetetrahydrofolate dehydrogenase/methenyltetrahydrofolate cyclohydrolase — translation MTARLLDGKATAARIRGELAERVAKLTADGGRAPGLGTVLVGDDPGSRAYVAGKHRDCAQVGIASIRRDLPADASQRQVEDVIDELNADPACTGYIVQLPLPGHLDANAVLERMDPAKDADGLHPVNLGRLVLGVEAPLPCTPRGIVELLRRYDVPIAGARVCVIGRGITVGRPMGLLLTRRSENATVTLCHTGTKGLAWHVREADIVIAAAGSPGLITKDMLRPGAAVLDVGITRTDHGLVGDVHPEAATVAGWLAPMPGGVGPMTRAMLLANVVEAAERNANIAMAR, via the coding sequence GTGACCGCACGACTCCTCGACGGCAAGGCGACCGCTGCCCGGATCCGCGGTGAACTCGCCGAACGCGTGGCCAAGTTGACCGCCGACGGCGGCCGTGCGCCCGGACTCGGCACTGTCCTGGTCGGCGACGACCCGGGCAGCCGCGCCTACGTCGCCGGCAAGCACCGCGACTGCGCGCAGGTGGGCATCGCGTCCATCCGCCGGGACCTGCCCGCCGACGCTTCCCAGCGGCAGGTCGAGGACGTCATCGACGAACTCAACGCCGACCCGGCCTGTACCGGCTACATCGTCCAACTCCCGCTCCCGGGACACCTGGACGCCAACGCCGTACTGGAACGCATGGACCCGGCCAAGGACGCCGACGGTCTGCACCCCGTCAACCTCGGCCGGCTCGTCCTCGGCGTCGAGGCCCCCCTGCCCTGCACCCCGCGCGGCATCGTCGAACTGCTGCGCCGGTACGACGTCCCCATCGCCGGAGCCCGGGTGTGCGTGATCGGACGGGGCATCACGGTGGGACGGCCGATGGGGCTTCTGTTGACCCGCCGTAGCGAGAACGCCACCGTCACCCTCTGCCACACCGGAACCAAGGGCCTGGCCTGGCATGTGCGCGAGGCGGACATCGTCATCGCGGCCGCCGGCTCGCCGGGACTGATCACCAAGGACATGCTGCGCCCCGGCGCGGCCGTCCTGGACGTCGGCATCACCCGCACCGACCACGGACTCGTCGGCGACGTGCACCCGGAGGCCGCCACGGTCGCCGGATGGCTCGCGCCGATGCCTGGGGGCGTGGGCCCCATGACCCGAGCCATGCTGCTCGCCAATGTCGTCGAGGCCGCCGAGAGGAACGCGAACATCGCCATGGCGCGCTAG
- a CDS encoding sensor histidine kinase: MRLVVAFALVTAITAATTGALTFREARIGVLQQSQDTVIQLLRTQVGRLAEELAFPPGEDELRRFATDVARADPSGTWRVLATYDDLSATSATGDPFEELTPTLREAVHSSMATVFQRVDSGDHTSLVVGMSVLFTSIDGGAYPSGVRVFLTVPQTTERAYVDALVSAVERATVPALALAVLLALLAARGVLRPVRALRRATRSIAEGRLDTRLAVNGSDELAALSHTFNETAAALEESVAELRGMEARARRFAADVSHELRTPLAAMSAVTDVLDEDAAGLDPDTATAVRLISEETVKLARLVDDLMEISRFDAGAATLHLDEIDLAESLRRTLSARAWTELVDCELPPPGALRGRVDPRRLDVVVANLVGNALRHGARPVRLRLYEGGERLAVIEVLDSGSGIPDTVLPHVFERFYKSDAARTRTEGSGLGLAITAENVRMHGGTVHAANRPEGGAVFTVRLPLPGDELTPESGS; the protein is encoded by the coding sequence ATGCGGTTGGTGGTGGCCTTCGCGCTGGTCACCGCAATCACCGCCGCCACCACCGGCGCCCTGACGTTCCGCGAGGCGCGCATCGGCGTGCTCCAGCAGAGCCAGGACACCGTGATCCAGCTCCTGCGCACCCAGGTCGGCCGGCTCGCCGAGGAACTCGCCTTCCCGCCGGGCGAGGACGAACTGCGGCGGTTCGCGACGGACGTGGCCCGCGCCGACCCCTCCGGGACATGGCGGGTCCTGGCCACCTACGACGACCTGAGCGCGACCTCCGCCACGGGCGACCCCTTCGAGGAACTGACCCCCACCCTGCGCGAGGCCGTGCACTCCAGCATGGCGACCGTCTTCCAGCGGGTGGACAGCGGCGACCACACCTCGCTGGTCGTCGGTATGTCGGTCCTGTTCACCTCGATCGACGGGGGCGCCTACCCCTCCGGGGTCAGGGTCTTTCTGACGGTGCCGCAGACCACGGAACGGGCCTACGTCGACGCCCTGGTCTCCGCGGTCGAGCGGGCCACCGTGCCCGCCCTGGCGCTCGCCGTGCTGCTGGCCCTGCTCGCCGCGCGCGGGGTGCTGCGGCCGGTGCGGGCGCTGCGCCGCGCCACCCGGAGCATCGCCGAGGGCCGGCTCGACACCCGGCTCGCCGTCAACGGGTCCGACGAACTCGCCGCTCTGTCGCACACGTTCAACGAGACGGCCGCCGCGCTGGAGGAGTCGGTGGCCGAACTGCGCGGCATGGAGGCGCGGGCCCGCCGGTTCGCCGCGGATGTGTCGCACGAACTGCGCACCCCGCTGGCCGCCATGTCGGCGGTGACCGACGTCCTCGACGAGGACGCCGCCGGGCTGGACCCGGACACCGCCACCGCGGTCCGGCTGATCAGCGAGGAGACCGTGAAACTGGCCCGTCTCGTGGACGACCTGATGGAGATCTCCCGTTTCGACGCGGGCGCCGCGACGCTGCACCTGGACGAGATCGACCTCGCCGAGTCGCTCCGGCGCACCCTCTCCGCGCGCGCCTGGACCGAGCTCGTCGACTGCGAGCTGCCACCGCCCGGCGCCCTGCGCGGCCGAGTCGACCCGCGCCGTCTGGACGTCGTCGTCGCCAACCTCGTCGGCAACGCCCTGCGGCACGGCGCGCGTCCTGTCCGACTGCGGCTCTACGAGGGCGGGGAGCGGCTCGCGGTGATCGAGGTGCTGGACAGCGGGTCCGGCATCCCCGACACCGTGCTGCCCCATGTCTTCGAACGGTTCTACAAGTCCGACGCCGCCCGCACCCGCACCGAGGGCAGCGGCCTGGGCCTCGCGATCACCGCCGAGAACGTCCGGATGCACGGCGGCACCGTCCACGCGGCGAACCGGCCCGAAGGGGGCGCCGTTTTCACCGTACGACTCCCCCTGCCCGGCGACGAGTTGACCCCGGAGAGCGGCTCATGA
- a CDS encoding response regulator transcription factor, translated as MPRVLLIEDDRAVREGVALALRRQGHEVAAAETGEDGLGRVRSFRPDVVVLDLMLPGMPGLDVCREIRALDQTLPIIMATARGDDEDIVVGLEAGADDYVVKPVQARVLQARIRAVLRRAAGAPAEAGIPKIDTYGDLAVDRAGLSVARGGVPIALAPSELRLLLTLSASPGQVFSRQQLLEAVWEHSYHGDARLVDACVKRLRAKMGEPPREPRYIQTVRGFGYRFAAR; from the coding sequence ATGCCACGCGTACTGCTGATCGAAGACGACCGCGCCGTGCGGGAGGGAGTCGCACTCGCCCTGCGCCGCCAGGGCCATGAGGTCGCCGCCGCGGAGACCGGGGAGGACGGGCTCGGGCGGGTGCGGTCGTTCCGGCCGGATGTCGTGGTGCTGGACCTGATGCTGCCCGGAATGCCCGGCCTGGACGTGTGCCGTGAGATACGCGCCCTGGACCAGACCCTGCCGATCATCATGGCGACCGCGCGGGGGGACGACGAGGACATCGTCGTAGGCCTTGAGGCGGGAGCCGACGACTACGTGGTCAAGCCGGTGCAGGCCCGGGTACTTCAGGCGCGGATCCGTGCCGTGCTGCGCCGGGCGGCCGGAGCACCCGCCGAGGCCGGCATACCGAAGATCGACACATACGGGGATCTGGCCGTCGACCGGGCCGGTCTCTCGGTCGCCCGGGGAGGCGTGCCGATCGCGCTCGCCCCGTCCGAACTGCGGCTGCTGCTCACCCTGTCCGCCTCCCCCGGCCAGGTGTTCAGCCGGCAGCAGTTGCTGGAGGCGGTCTGGGAGCACAGTTATCACGGGGACGCCCGGCTGGTGGACGCCTGTGTGAAGCGGCTGCGCGCCAAGATGGGCGAGCCGCCGCGCGAGCCGCGCTACATCCAGACCGTGCGCGGCTTCGGCTACCGGTTCGCGGCGCGGTGA